The following coding sequences lie in one Aspergillus puulaauensis MK2 DNA, chromosome 3, nearly complete sequence genomic window:
- a CDS encoding cytochrome P450 (COG:Q;~EggNog:ENOG410PU77;~InterPro:IPR002402,IPR002974,IPR036396,IPR017972, IPR001128;~PFAM:PF00067;~go_function: GO:0004497 - monooxygenase activity [Evidence IEA];~go_function: GO:0005506 - iron ion binding [Evidence IEA];~go_function: GO:0016705 - oxidoreductase activity, acting on paired donors, with incorporation or reduction of molecular oxygen [Evidence IEA];~go_function: GO:0016712 - oxidoreductase activity, acting on paired donors, with incorporation or reduction of molecular oxygen, reduced flavin or flavoprotein as one donor, and incorporation of one atom of oxygen [Evidence IEA];~go_function: GO:0020037 - heme binding [Evidence IEA];~go_process: GO:0055114 - oxidation-reduction process [Evidence IEA]) produces MAMTIHWNYYPRPALLLVVALALAVVAWVHISRVFIRRQLIHRSGCQPVAKSFNKDPFLGLDTLPDTIRAVKQHRILDRGCELFRDYGNTFTVKELGRRAILTIEPENIKTVLSHRFKDYGISFRLAPFKPLLGEGIFDTDGEHWASSRALIRPSFARDQVADLTSLENLIQDLFLLLPRDGKTVVDLQELFFRYTIDSATEFLFGESVGTLKKTQSELGFAQAFHYAQKAVIVRSMLGPLNMFYHDGKANECNRICRKFVEQFVDEAFQAAEVKTEDAKQLNEKKHLKRIFSHELAWRTSDRRRVLDELMNVLLAGRDTTASLLGNLFFMLAKNPAIWAMVREEVAVLQGRIPTYEELRSLKYVQCCVNESLRLHPVVPRNEREAVRDTVLPLGGGNDGFSPVFVPKGTLVSYNIYAMHRRTDIYGPDAGEFRPGRWVDGKLQPRWGYLPFNGGPRICIGQRYALTEVSYVLVRMAQEFRALESRDPGPWVESLALTLCSRNGTKVCLTPA; encoded by the exons ATGGCCATGACCATTCATTGGAATTATTATCCGAGGCCTGCACTATTGTTAGTcgtggcgctggcgctggcagtCGTCGCATGGGTGCACATAAGCCGCGTCTTTATCCGCCGTCAGTTGATCCACCGCTCTGGATGCCAACCAGTGGCCAAATCATTCAATAAAGATCCTTTCCTGGGACTCGATACTTTACCCGATACGATTCGCGCTGTTAAGCAGCATCGAATTCTTGACAGAGGCTGCGAGCTCTTCCGTGATTACGGCAATACATTTACAGTAAAAGAGCTGGGAAGACGCGCAATCTTGACCATAGAGCCGGAGAATATTAAGACAGTCCTTTCACATAGGTTCAAGGATTACGGAATCAGCTTTCGCCTTGCACCTTTTAAGCCACTGTTAGGGGAGGGCATCTTCGACACAGATGGCGAACATTGGGCCTCTTCGCGCGCCCTCATTAGACCTAGTTTTGCCCGTGACCAGGTTGCCGACTTAACTTCGTTGGAAAATTTGATTCAGGacctttttctccttctacCGCGTGATGGAAAGACAGTGGTGGATTTGCAggagctcttcttccgctaCACTATTGATTCTGCGACTGAATTTTTGTTTGGAGAATCAGTCGGTACACTGAAGAAGACTCAGTCGGAGCTGGGGTTTGCCCAGGCATTTCATTACGCCCAAAAGGCCGTCATAGTGCGGAGCATGCTCGGCCCACTGAATATGTTTTATCACGATGGAAAAGCCAACGAGTGCAATCGTATTTGCCGCAAATTTGTCGAGCAATTCGTCGACGAGGCATTCCAGGCGGCCGAGGTCAAAACGGAAGACGCAAAACAACTAAATGAGAAGAAGCACCTGAAGCGTATATTTTCACACGAGCTGGCATGGCGCACATCGGATAGGCGTCGTGTCCTGGATGAACTGATGAATGTTTTGTTAGCTGGTCGTGATACGACTGCTAGTCTTCTCGGCAATCTGTTCTTCATGCTGGCTAAGAACCCAGCGATCTGGGCCATGGTTCGCGAAGAAGTAGCTGTCTTACAGGGCAGGATACCAACTTATGAGGAGCTTCGCAGCCTCAAGTATGTTCAATGCTGCGTGAATGAAT CGCTACGTTTACATCCAGTGGTACCACGCAATGAGCGCGAGGCCGTACGGGATACTGTTCTACCacttggaggaggaaatgatgGCTTCTCACCAGTATTTGTGCCTAAGGGCACCCTGGTGTCCTACAACATATACGCAATGCATCGACGCACAGATATCTATGGCCCAGATGCAGGAGAATTCCGCCCAGGGCGTTGGGTAGATGGAAAGCTACAACCACGCTGGGGATATCTACCGTTTAACGGCGGGCCACGTATCTGTATAGGCCAGCGATATGCTTTGACCGAGGTTAGCTACGTTCTCGTCCGGATGGCTCAAGAGTTCCGAGCCTTAGAGAGCCGGGATCCAGGACCCTGGGTGGAATCCCTGGCTTTAACCTTGTGCTCGCGAAATGGAACTAAAGTGTGTCTCACACCTGCCTGA
- a CDS encoding NADH dehydrogenase [ubiquinone] 1 beta subcomplex subunit 7 (COG:C;~EggNog:ENOG410PQX2;~InterPro:IPR008698;~PFAM:PF05676;~go_component: GO:0005739 - mitochondrion [Evidence IEA];~go_function: GO:0003954 - NADH dehydrogenase activity [Evidence IEA];~go_function: GO:0008137 - NADH dehydrogenase (ubiquinone) activity [Evidence IEA]), with amino-acid sequence MTVIESVKSAVGLAETQATREEMSAARLPLQYRDSCAHLLIPLNRCRQQEYYLPWKCEDERHGYEKCQYEEFKKRVAKMDELRATKDGARSN; translated from the exons ATGACAGTCATCGAGTCGGTAAAAAGCGCCGTCGGGCTGGCCGAGACCCAGG CCACCCGCGAGGAGATGTCTGCTGCTCGCCTTCCATTACAGTACCGTGATTCCTGCGCGCACCTTTTGATCCCGTTGAACCGATGCCGGCAGCAAGAGTATTACCTTCCTTGGAAGTGCGAG GACGAGAGACACGGTTACGAAAAGTGCCAATACGAGGAGTTCAAGAAGCGCGTTGCGAAGATGGATGAACTCCGGGCTACTAAGGACGGTGCGCGGAGCAATTGA
- a CDS encoding putative APSES transcription factor (COG:K;~EggNog:ENOG410PGHG;~InterPro:IPR018004,IPR002110,IPR036887,IPR020683, IPR029793,IPR036770,IPR003163;~PFAM:PF00023,PF13637,PF13606;~go_component: GO:0030907 - MBF transcription complex [Evidence IEA];~go_function: GO:0003677 - DNA binding [Evidence IEA];~go_function: GO:0005515 - protein binding [Evidence IEA];~go_process: GO:0000083 - regulation of transcription involved in G1/S transition of mitotic cell cycle [Evidence IEA]), which yields MAAVDFSNIYSATYSSVPVYEFKIGSDSIMRRRADDWINATHILKVAGFDKPARTRILEREVQKGVHEKVQGGYGKYQGTWIPLPEGRLLAERNNIIDKLLPIFDYVAGDRSPPPAPKHTAASKPRAPKANNRRVTNEEVFAAAKPHRNMGPPSFHHEQYEINPGFDEDESIEQATLESSSMIADEEMISMSQNGPYSSRKRKRGMNEVAAMSLSEQEHILYGDQLLDYFMTVGDAPEATRVPPPQPPANFQVDRAIDDSRNTALHWACAMGDLEIVKDLLRRGADIKALSVHEETPLVRAVLFTNNYEKRTFPALLDLLLDTISFRDWFGATLFHHIAQTTKSKGKWKSSRYYCEVALERLRTTFSPEEVDLLLSCQDSNGDAAVLVAARNGVFRLVDLLLSRCPRAADLVNKRGETASSIMQRAHPLERDIPPPPSSITMGNDHVDGEVGVPTSLEPQSVTMQPEGPPATAQLLSRISAIMAEANKKLASSYGSAKPNQQDSDDVANPEALYVQLELDRQKIKQQYDALAAREAAEESSDAQFGRYEQLKSNYESLLEQMQQSRLKDRLASTPVPSQIVSPLSNEQAKLTTSFQLARALCSEQKTRHVAVKELAQQRADAGVSTKFDVHRKLVALATGLKEEELDPMAAELAETLEFDRMNGKGIESDSPDTDQKDSASLPFPGPVVSVDA from the exons ATGGCGGCGGTAGACTTTTCAAACATCTATTCCGCTACATATAGCAGC GTCCCGGTATATGAATTCAAGATTGGCTCTGATAGTATTATGCGAAGACGAGCCGATGATTGGATAAATGCCACCCACATCCTCAAAGTAGCAGGGTTCGATAAACCAGCGAGAACTCGTATTCTCGAGCGCGAAGTGCAGAAAGGGGTTCATGAAAAAGTCCAGGGTGGTTATGGCAAATACCAAG GGACATGGATTCCTCTGCCCGAAGGTCGCCTACTCGCAGAGCGCAATAACATAATCGACAAACTACTACCCATATTCGACTACGTAGCAGGCGACCGCAGCCCTCCCCCGGCACCCAAGCATACAGCAGCTTCAAAACCAAGAGCGCCAAAAGCCAACAACAGGAGAGTCACAAATGAAGAGGTCTTTGCGGCTGCGAAACCCCACCGAAACATGGGACCGCCGAGTTTCCACCATGAACAATATGAAATCAACCCTGGCTTTGATGAGGACGAGTCAATCGAACAAGCAACACTCGAGTCATCTTCCATGATAGCTGATGAAGAAATGATATCAATGTCCCAAAATGGCCCTTACTCGTCAAGGAAACGCAAACGAGGAATGAACGAAGTGGCCGCCATGTCACTCAGCGAACAGGAGCATATCCTCTATGGCGACCAACTTCTGGACTACTTTATGACTGTTGGTGATGCTCCAGAAGCAACGCGTGTTCCACCTCCACAGCCGCCGGCCAATTTCCAAGTGGATCGCGCAATCGATGATTCAAGAAATACCGCCCTCCACTGGGCATGTGCAATGGGCGACTTGGAGATTGTTAAAGACTTGCTGCGGAGAGGAGCAGATATTAAAGCATTATCTGTTCATGAAGAAACACCACTCGTGCGCGCCGTTTTGTTTACGAACAATTACGAAAAAAGAACATTTCCCGCGCTTTTAGACCTACTTCTTGACACGATCTCTTTCAGGGACTGGTTTGGTGCTACCTTATTTCATCATATAGCACAGACGACAAAGAGCAAGGGGAAATGGAAGAGCTCTCGATATTACTGTGAAGTGGCATTAGAGAGACTACGCACCACGTTTTCCCCAGAGGAAGTTGATTTGCTATTGTCCTGTCAGGATTCGAACGGAGATGCAGCCGTTCTAGTTGCTGCACGCAACGGGGTGTTTCGCTTAGTCGACTTACTTCTTTCCCGCTGCCCAAGGGCGGCTGACCTGGTCAATAAAAGAGGCGAAACTGCCTCCAGTATCATGCAACGAGCCCATCCTTTAGAACGTGACATTCCTCCACCCCCGTCATCCATCACTATGGGAAATGATCATGTGGATGGTGAAGTTGGCGTTCCCACCAGCTTAGAACCACAGTCCGTCACTATGCAACCTGAGGGGCCTCCTGCTACTGCGCAATTGCTGTCTCGGATTAGTGCGATCATGGCAGAGGCAAACAAAAAACTTGCTTCAAGTTACGGCAGCGCAAAACCCAATCAACAGGACTCGGATGATGTCGCCAATCCAGAAGCGTTGTATGTGCAGCTAGAGCTAGACCGGCAGAAAATCAAACAGCAGTACGACGCCTTGGCTGCCAGGGAAGCTGCAGAGGAATCGAGTGACGCACAGTTTGGCCGATACGAACAATTAAAAAGCAACTACGAGTCCCTGCTAGAGCAGATGCAACAATCTCGCTTGAAGGACCGTCTAGCCTCAACCCCAGTTCCATCGCAGATAGTATCCCCGTTGTCGAACGAGCAGGCCAAATTAACCACCTCCTTCCAATTAGCTCGCGCACTCTGTTCTGAACAAAAGACAAGACATGTTGCTGTGAAGGAGCTGGCCCAACAGAGAGCTGATGCCGGCGTCAGCACGAAATTTGATGTACATCGCAAGCTCGTGGCACTTGCCACAGGTCTaaaagaggaggagctcgatCCAATGGCCGCGGAATTGGCTGAAACCCTTGAATTTGACCGAATGAATGGGAAGGGTATTGAGTCTGATTCGCCAGACACAGACCAGAAAGACTCGGCCTCATTGCCTTTTCCAGGTCCAGTAGTATCAGTGGATGCTTGA